A region of Paenibacillus sp. JNUCC-31 DNA encodes the following proteins:
- a CDS encoding SOS response-associated peptidase, with product MCNRFSLAADLDEVRDHFKIERVMYYYKNRYNISPTQHTPIILHQDGERILDEFRWGFIPFWGRDAVNANLMTVHENPAYYKLVETKRCVIPCNGLYYWRQEGKKSYAVRVVMPDRGLFGIAGLYEVWKDTRKQPLRTCTMLMAGANMVTREFGSKMPAILSEEEINTWLDPANTRVTQLLPLLKSYNSTEMNLYPVTPMVANDEHDCYECVEEMDQKLAYVRSF from the coding sequence ATGTGCAACCGTTTTTCATTGGCAGCCGATTTGGATGAGGTCAGGGATCATTTCAAGATTGAACGAGTCATGTATTATTACAAAAACCGTTATAATATCAGCCCTACCCAGCACACACCGATTATTTTGCATCAGGACGGAGAGCGGATATTGGACGAATTCCGGTGGGGATTCATTCCGTTCTGGGGACGTGATGCTGTCAACGCCAATCTCATGACGGTGCATGAGAATCCAGCCTACTACAAGCTGGTAGAGACGAAGCGTTGTGTTATCCCATGCAATGGTTTGTATTACTGGCGTCAGGAAGGCAAGAAAAGCTATGCGGTACGTGTGGTTATGCCGGATCGCGGATTGTTTGGCATTGCGGGCTTATACGAGGTATGGAAAGATACGCGCAAACAGCCGCTGCGTACCTGCACGATGCTGATGGCGGGGGCGAATATGGTTACACGGGAGTTTGGCAGCAAAATGCCGGCAATTCTGTCCGAAGAAGAGATCAATACCTGGCTTGATCCGGCCAACACCCGGGTGACTCAGTTGCTTCCACTTTTGAAATCGTACAACAGCACAGAAATGAATCTGTATCCGGTTACTCCGATGGTAGCGAATGATGAGCATGACTGTTATGAATGTGTAGAAGAGATGGATCAGAAGCTGGCATACGTGCGCAGTTTCTAA
- a CDS encoding DeoR/GlpR family DNA-binding transcription regulator, protein MLVAERYEKIVEWVDAQGSMRVTELSERCGVTEETIRRDLDKLEQAGRLRRSHGGAVSVKYKEEGQSEIPYPERAVTHAEEKRRIADEAVKMVEPGDRIALDASTTAWYMASGLPNIPLTVLTNSIKVAAELSNKEQIRVIATGGQLASKSLSFVGPLAERSLDAYHVDKVFLSCKGVHLTKGISESNELQALVKQKMISIADEFILLADSSKFGVQAFTRVAELSSVAKVITDLGLDEEQVSALNEHSIACVRV, encoded by the coding sequence ATGCTCGTGGCTGAACGTTATGAGAAAATAGTGGAATGGGTGGATGCGCAGGGAAGCATGCGCGTAACCGAGCTTAGTGAACGCTGCGGCGTGACGGAAGAGACGATCCGTCGTGATCTGGACAAGTTGGAGCAGGCGGGAAGGCTCAGACGTTCCCATGGCGGGGCTGTCAGCGTAAAATATAAAGAAGAGGGGCAGTCGGAAATCCCTTATCCGGAGCGGGCTGTAACTCATGCAGAAGAGAAACGAAGAATTGCGGACGAGGCGGTGAAAATGGTAGAGCCTGGGGACCGGATTGCGTTGGATGCCAGTACAACGGCATGGTACATGGCTTCAGGACTGCCAAACATACCACTCACCGTGTTAACCAACTCCATAAAAGTCGCGGCGGAGCTGAGCAACAAGGAACAGATCCGTGTGATCGCCACAGGCGGGCAGCTTGCTTCGAAGTCCTTGTCGTTTGTAGGGCCGCTTGCTGAACGTTCACTTGATGCTTATCATGTGGATAAAGTTTTCTTATCCTGCAAAGGTGTACATCTGACCAAGGGTATCAGCGAGTCGAATGAATTGCAGGCACTGGTGAAGCAGAAGATGATCAGCATAGCCGATGAATTTATTTTGCTGGCGGATTCGAGCAAGTTTGGCGTACAGGCTTTTACAAGAGTGGCGGAACTCAGCAGTGTGGCCAAAGTAATAACTGATCTGGGCTTAGATGAAGAGCAGGTTAGCGCACTGAATGAACACTCCATTGCATGTGTCCGGGTCTAA
- a CDS encoding helix-turn-helix transcriptional regulator — MRTHWFMPEPGHAGYACYPVAYGRYIDPEHGEHRPHGIREYNLHLVFSGQGKVRTDQGNVRLTAGQGFLYAPGQAQQYHANPSDPWDIRWIHLQAHDLERLLRLRNPDKVWLFSFSGEDRFEDLHEQLCQLGAGYESVLEPKLSAVLYELLAELARNSESIEGTSLLSHQDTIRSTADYIRRQCTQPLSLAEMAETAGYSVYYFNRMFKSIMGVPPGRYLLDCRILVAKRMLADSELSVKQIASQCGFTHSSYFIRMFRTYIGMTPQQFRLLYSPGSGGVRGT; from the coding sequence ATGCGAACACATTGGTTTATGCCGGAACCCGGACATGCAGGGTATGCATGTTATCCGGTGGCTTATGGAAGATATATCGATCCAGAGCATGGGGAACATCGTCCACACGGCATACGGGAGTACAATCTGCATCTGGTTTTCAGCGGACAGGGCAAAGTCAGAACTGATCAGGGGAACGTCCGATTAACGGCTGGACAAGGTTTTCTATATGCACCGGGACAGGCACAGCAGTATCATGCCAACCCATCCGATCCTTGGGATATCAGGTGGATTCATCTGCAAGCACATGATCTGGAACGGCTGCTGCGATTGCGGAATCCGGATAAAGTTTGGCTCTTTTCATTCTCTGGAGAGGACCGTTTCGAGGATTTGCATGAACAATTATGCCAGCTCGGTGCAGGTTATGAGAGTGTGCTTGAACCCAAATTGTCGGCTGTGCTGTATGAGCTGCTAGCTGAACTAGCGCGGAATTCGGAGTCCATCGAAGGTACGTCATTATTGAGCCATCAGGATACAATCCGCTCAACGGCCGATTATATTCGTCGTCAATGCACACAGCCGCTAAGTCTTGCCGAAATGGCAGAAACCGCGGGATACAGCGTGTATTATTTTAATCGCATGTTCAAGAGCATCATGGGCGTTCCGCCCGGCAGGTATTTGCTGGATTGCCGCATTCTGGTTGCCAAGAGAATGCTCGCAGACTCGGAACTGTCCGTGAAACAAATTGCTTCTCAGTGCGGATTTACGCACAGCAGTTATTTTATTCGCATGTTTCGGACGTATATCGGAATGACCCCTCAACAATTCAGATTATTGTACAGTCCGGGAAGCGGAGGAGTAAGAGGGACATAA
- a CDS encoding beta-mannosidase: MSKVHSQTFQNWTFKACEDQEWMPAHVPGCVHTDLLKLGKIPDPFYGTNEKDVQWIDKIDWEYRTEFEINEALLSQEHLELVFDGLDTYADVYVNEQHVLSADNMFRVWRANVKSVVKASGNVLRIRFRSPIQEDLPKLEKLGYALPASNDQSDVGGLGDKRVSIFARKAPYHYGWDWGPRFVTSGIWREARLEGWTDVRINDVFIQQNEVTAASASLTAVVEVESAQPIETVIRVGTDGQSWEQAVTLKPGVQTVEVPISIDEPKLWWSRGLGEPHRYSFVTEVIQGEQVVAESTVKTGIRSIRLVRDQDEAGASFYFELNGVAVFAKGANHIPNDSFITEVTRERYLHEIVSAAESNMNMLRVWGGGFYEEDVFYELCDEYGLLVWQDFMFACSMYPGDEAFLNSVKHEAIDNVKRLRNHPSIVLWCGNNEIDSAWAQYIEDGGWGWKKDYNAEQRERIWADYEAIFHDLLPEVVEAYAPGVDYWPSSPLVSLSGDEKQHAHPSTSEGDIHYWGVWHNVEPFENYNVHVGRFMSEYGFQSFPEYDSVRKYAEEEDLALESEVMLAHQKNGAGNRLIKQYMDMYMHEPKDFPSFLYMSQVLQAEAMKTAIEAHRRRKPFCMGTLYWQMNDCWPVASWAGMDYFGRWKALQYYAKRSFSDVLVSVDGTKEDVIDIYLISDQLEPVKGKLQLRLIGFDGTVYREEEHEVALASNSGQQVLSLSQAEWLEGRDAATTLLRIDLKQDGAADIVQEHYFAPSKDIALQPAQIKVTEVTENDGVHWVLESDVLAKQVWISTEAEGVFSDNFFDLIPGIPVKVKFTSRAGLQDADAVSKAGDIQVRSMADFIKL, encoded by the coding sequence ATGAGCAAAGTACATTCGCAGACTTTTCAGAATTGGACGTTCAAGGCTTGTGAGGATCAAGAATGGATGCCGGCTCACGTACCCGGCTGTGTGCATACGGATTTGCTGAAACTGGGTAAAATTCCGGACCCTTTCTATGGAACGAACGAAAAAGACGTTCAATGGATCGACAAGATAGACTGGGAGTATCGCACTGAATTTGAAATTAATGAAGCACTGCTGTCGCAAGAACATCTGGAGCTGGTCTTTGATGGTCTGGATACGTATGCAGATGTGTACGTGAATGAACAACATGTGTTGTCGGCAGACAATATGTTCCGGGTGTGGAGAGCTAATGTGAAATCGGTTGTAAAGGCAAGTGGCAACGTTCTTCGAATACGTTTTCGGTCTCCGATACAGGAAGATCTGCCGAAGCTGGAGAAGCTCGGATATGCTCTTCCTGCATCGAACGATCAATCTGATGTGGGTGGACTAGGCGACAAAAGAGTAAGTATTTTTGCACGGAAAGCCCCGTATCATTATGGTTGGGACTGGGGTCCGCGTTTTGTGACCAGCGGAATCTGGCGTGAAGCACGTCTGGAAGGCTGGACCGACGTACGGATTAATGATGTATTCATTCAGCAAAATGAAGTAACCGCTGCTTCCGCCTCCCTGACTGCGGTCGTGGAAGTAGAGTCTGCGCAACCAATAGAAACGGTTATTCGGGTAGGAACGGATGGACAGAGCTGGGAGCAGGCTGTAACCCTGAAACCGGGTGTCCAGACTGTTGAGGTTCCAATCTCGATTGATGAGCCGAAGCTGTGGTGGAGTCGCGGACTGGGTGAACCGCATAGGTATTCATTCGTTACGGAAGTGATTCAGGGTGAGCAGGTTGTGGCTGAGTCCACGGTCAAAACGGGTATACGTTCGATTCGTCTGGTTCGTGATCAAGATGAAGCGGGAGCATCCTTTTATTTTGAACTGAACGGAGTTGCCGTTTTTGCCAAAGGTGCGAACCACATTCCCAATGACAGCTTCATAACCGAAGTGACACGTGAGCGTTATCTGCATGAAATAGTGTCTGCTGCCGAGTCCAACATGAATATGCTTCGCGTATGGGGTGGTGGCTTCTATGAAGAAGACGTGTTTTACGAGTTGTGTGACGAATACGGTTTGCTCGTATGGCAGGACTTTATGTTTGCTTGCAGCATGTATCCTGGAGACGAGGCTTTCCTGAACAGTGTGAAACATGAGGCAATTGATAATGTAAAACGTCTGCGTAATCATCCAAGTATCGTGCTGTGGTGCGGCAATAACGAGATTGATTCGGCATGGGCACAATACATTGAGGATGGTGGATGGGGCTGGAAAAAAGATTACAACGCCGAGCAAAGAGAACGCATTTGGGCGGATTACGAAGCCATTTTCCATGATCTTTTGCCGGAAGTGGTTGAAGCGTATGCCCCAGGTGTGGATTACTGGCCTTCTTCGCCACTCGTATCCCTGTCGGGAGACGAGAAACAACATGCTCACCCATCCACGTCAGAGGGGGATATTCACTATTGGGGTGTGTGGCACAATGTGGAGCCATTTGAGAACTACAATGTTCATGTTGGCCGCTTCATGAGTGAGTATGGCTTCCAGTCCTTCCCTGAATATGATTCGGTTCGCAAGTATGCGGAGGAAGAGGACCTGGCACTGGAGTCTGAAGTGATGCTGGCCCATCAGAAGAACGGTGCGGGCAATCGACTGATCAAGCAATATATGGACATGTACATGCATGAACCAAAGGATTTCCCATCTTTCCTCTATATGAGCCAGGTGCTTCAGGCTGAAGCCATGAAAACAGCCATTGAGGCTCACCGTCGCCGCAAACCGTTCTGTATGGGAACGCTCTACTGGCAGATGAACGATTGCTGGCCGGTGGCTTCCTGGGCGGGTATGGATTACTTTGGACGCTGGAAAGCATTGCAATATTACGCCAAACGCAGCTTCAGCGATGTCTTGGTATCTGTAGACGGCACGAAGGAAGATGTGATCGATATTTATCTGATCTCGGATCAGCTTGAACCTGTGAAAGGCAAACTGCAGCTGCGCTTGATCGGCTTTGATGGCACGGTATACCGTGAAGAGGAGCATGAAGTCGCTCTGGCATCCAACTCCGGTCAACAGGTACTGTCATTAAGCCAGGCGGAATGGCTGGAAGGTCGCGATGCGGCAACAACATTGCTGCGCATTGATCTGAAGCAGGATGGGGCAGCCGATATTGTACAGGAGCATTATTTTGCACCATCCAAGGACATTGCACTGCAACCAGCGCAGATTAAGGTAACCGAAGTGACCGAGAACGATGGCGTACATTGGGTCCTGGAAAGTGATGTACTTGCCAAACAAGTGTGGATTTCTACTGAGGCAGAAGGAGTATTCTCGGACAATTTCTTCGACCTCATTCCTGGCATTCCGGTGAAGGTCAAGTTTACTTCCAGAGCTGGATTACAGGATGCTGATGCCGTATCCAAAGCGGGAGACATTCAGGTTCGTTCCATGGCTGACTTTATTAAATTGTAA
- a CDS encoding OsmC family protein, translating into MKHPFHLKAVWNGGRNSEGHIDAGGLKTVISIPQEMGGPGTGTNPDEMLLGAASTCYLITLAAMLERSDITPDELTLESEATVDVTNNVFTYEQIVHRPRIVLKADVSEADLTKAERLAYKAEESCMISRAVAGNVAIKTRPVIIKAGVNAV; encoded by the coding sequence ATGAAACATCCTTTTCACCTGAAAGCTGTTTGGAATGGTGGACGTAACAGTGAAGGGCATATTGATGCAGGCGGGTTAAAAACGGTCATTTCGATTCCACAGGAGATGGGTGGTCCGGGTACCGGAACCAATCCCGATGAGATGCTGCTAGGCGCAGCTTCCACCTGTTATTTGATTACACTGGCAGCAATGCTGGAGCGATCGGATATTACACCGGATGAGCTGACACTGGAGTCCGAAGCGACGGTTGATGTCACCAATAATGTATTTACGTATGAGCAGATCGTACACAGACCCCGCATTGTGCTCAAAGCAGATGTATCTGAGGCAGATTTGACGAAAGCGGAGCGACTGGCATATAAAGCAGAAGAGTCCTGCATGATCTCCAGAGCTGTGGCTGGTAACGTCGCCATCAAGACACGGCCTGTGATTATAAAAGCAGGCGTTAACGCGGTGTGA
- a CDS encoding zinc metalloprotease, whose translation MKRKFLMSIMLFSAIAMFGSTIYAATFLTYGYSSSTIPIRTYNYASAWQTPMDASLSNWNNAGAKVKFTKTSNSPNTITAGNFNNTAYGVNYASVSGSQVVSFRIELNATTITADATNLSNFIQSVFVHELGHSIWLGDNPSTTSPSIMLYSRNRNTMTKPQTFDINNVRSKY comes from the coding sequence ATGAAAAGGAAGTTCCTCATGAGCATCATGTTGTTTTCGGCCATCGCGATGTTCGGCAGTACCATCTATGCGGCAACTTTTCTAACCTACGGCTACTCAAGTTCCACCATCCCGATTCGTACATACAACTATGCCTCCGCATGGCAAACCCCCATGGATGCCTCTCTCAGCAATTGGAACAACGCCGGCGCCAAAGTAAAGTTTACCAAAACAAGCAATTCCCCCAACACCATTACTGCCGGAAACTTCAATAACACGGCATATGGTGTCAACTACGCCTCGGTGTCTGGCAGTCAGGTCGTAAGCTTCCGCATTGAATTGAATGCAACCACCATTACGGCTGATGCAACCAACTTATCCAACTTTATTCAAAGTGTATTCGTTCATGAGCTCGGACACTCCATTTGGCTCGGGGACAACCCATCCACCACCAGCCCTTCCATCATGCTCTACTCCCGTAACCGGAACACCATGACAAAGCCTCAAACCTTCGATATCAACAACGTCAGATCCAAGTACTAA
- a CDS encoding beta-galactosidase, with amino-acid sequence MNQNQPIQMGVDYYPEHWDPDLWEQDARLMADSGVRIVRVGEFAWSRMEPADGQFDWTWLDQSLDTLHHNGLQVVIGTPTMTPPRWLTEKCPDILPVLPSGQLYHGGVRGHRCYNSPNMRTYSARIVQKLTERYAGHPAVIGWQTDNEFSFTDCQCTACSEAFREWVRARYNTLGQLNQAWGTVVWSGEYSDWEQVEPPYGGSPFQNPSFLLDYSRFQSDSIVAFQSIQIEIIRHNCPDHFVTHNFHSYPQKADQYKIGQDLDFASFDYYPNPSPNKTDTAPYSGALSLDLTRGIKRRNFWIMEQLSGPPGCWFPMWRTPQPGFLRAYSWQTIARGADAVVHFRWRSATIGAEQFWHGLIDHSNVPGRRFKEFQQLCTEVNRLGERLQGSTLQNEVAILHSHDQLNALRIQPQAEGLEYYENIKVWHRALTKLGLGTDVIHTTNTLDGYKIIIAPHLYLLDENTAERLQAFAADGGILILTHRSGVKNNNNVCVMAPLPGLLSACSGVRVTEYDPVGSDRIQIRDEQGNMYAATQWADVLELDTAQPIAVYADQFYAESAAVTQNNWGKGAVYYVATQPDEAYLSQLLRNIAEHCGLSGIQSLPDGVQVTTRSGPNGTFRFILNLSPEPVSIPLHSSYKSALDGNNKSTHLELGPYEIEILEIQ; translated from the coding sequence ATGAACCAAAACCAACCTATACAAATGGGCGTTGATTATTATCCAGAACATTGGGACCCTGATCTGTGGGAACAGGATGCCCGTCTAATGGCTGATAGTGGAGTACGAATTGTACGTGTGGGTGAATTTGCCTGGAGCCGCATGGAGCCTGCCGATGGACAATTCGATTGGACATGGCTTGATCAATCACTGGATACCCTTCATCATAATGGGCTTCAGGTAGTAATCGGTACACCAACAATGACACCGCCACGTTGGCTCACTGAAAAATGTCCTGATATTCTGCCGGTGCTGCCAAGTGGACAGCTGTACCATGGAGGAGTCCGCGGCCACCGCTGTTATAACAGTCCGAACATGAGAACGTACAGTGCACGAATTGTACAGAAGCTCACCGAGCGATATGCAGGACATCCGGCCGTCATTGGCTGGCAGACCGATAATGAATTCAGTTTCACGGATTGTCAGTGTACTGCTTGTTCAGAGGCTTTTCGCGAGTGGGTTCGTGCCCGGTACAATACACTAGGGCAGCTCAACCAGGCTTGGGGTACTGTTGTCTGGAGTGGAGAATACAGCGATTGGGAACAGGTGGAGCCACCATATGGCGGCTCTCCGTTTCAGAATCCTTCTTTTCTGCTGGACTACTCCCGTTTTCAGTCGGATTCCATTGTGGCTTTTCAAAGCATCCAAATCGAGATCATTCGGCATAACTGTCCCGATCATTTTGTCACTCATAATTTTCACAGCTATCCGCAAAAAGCAGATCAATATAAAATCGGTCAGGATCTGGATTTCGCTTCCTTTGACTACTATCCGAACCCTTCACCGAACAAAACGGACACCGCACCTTACAGTGGCGCTTTGTCGTTAGATCTGACACGAGGCATCAAACGCCGCAATTTCTGGATCATGGAGCAGCTTAGCGGACCTCCGGGATGCTGGTTTCCGATGTGGCGTACACCCCAGCCCGGCTTCCTGCGTGCTTACTCCTGGCAGACCATTGCTCGCGGAGCGGATGCGGTCGTACATTTCCGCTGGCGCAGCGCCACGATAGGAGCAGAACAGTTCTGGCATGGCCTGATTGATCACAGCAATGTTCCAGGGCGACGGTTCAAGGAGTTTCAACAACTATGTACCGAAGTGAACCGTCTCGGTGAACGCCTGCAGGGCTCCACGTTGCAGAACGAAGTCGCCATCCTGCATTCGCATGATCAATTAAATGCCCTTCGGATTCAGCCGCAGGCCGAAGGGCTGGAGTACTACGAAAATATAAAAGTATGGCATCGTGCCCTGACCAAACTCGGCCTCGGTACAGATGTCATACACACTACGAATACGCTGGATGGCTACAAAATCATCATTGCACCACACCTGTATTTGCTGGACGAGAACACAGCAGAACGTTTGCAAGCTTTTGCAGCGGATGGCGGTATATTGATCCTGACGCATCGCTCGGGTGTCAAAAACAATAACAATGTCTGTGTCATGGCTCCGCTTCCAGGTTTGTTATCTGCTTGTTCTGGCGTGCGCGTGACCGAATATGACCCTGTCGGTAGTGACCGAATTCAAATTCGGGATGAACAAGGCAACATGTATGCTGCTACACAATGGGCTGATGTATTGGAACTGGACACGGCACAGCCAATCGCAGTTTATGCAGATCAATTTTATGCCGAAAGTGCGGCTGTCACCCAAAACAACTGGGGTAAAGGTGCAGTCTATTATGTGGCGACCCAGCCGGATGAAGCTTATTTGAGCCAGTTATTGCGAAACATCGCTGAACATTGTGGCCTGTCCGGAATTCAATCCCTGCCAGACGGTGTCCAAGTTACAACCCGCTCAGGGCCGAATGGTACATTTCGTTTTATCCTGAATTTAAGTCCTGAACCCGTCTCCATTCCGTTACATTCCTCATACAAGAGTGCACTGGACGGAAATAATAAAAGCACTCATTTGGAACTTGGCCCATATGAAATCGAGATCTTGGAGATTCAATAA
- a CDS encoding DUF2062 domain-containing protein: MNLQKSKNSRFARLTRALKLNFLKLLRAPGGAHKVSTGFALGFGLELIVISTASLVYLVFYPIVRLSGGSLPAAIVGNVVGKLTFLPIILMPLAKQIGSWILPAHSMGQGLVHESAFMELFRGNWSALSELLLGGLDILAGMSVFGVILGVISYFVVKFFYVRALNRRFERRLEKRKQAAMSPTSASVLIRKTSQS; this comes from the coding sequence ATGAACCTACAGAAAAGCAAAAACTCACGATTTGCGCGTTTAACACGTGCCTTGAAGCTTAATTTTCTTAAATTATTACGTGCTCCCGGCGGAGCACATAAAGTGTCTACCGGATTTGCTTTGGGATTTGGCCTGGAACTGATCGTCATATCGACAGCATCACTCGTTTATCTTGTGTTCTATCCGATTGTACGTTTGTCGGGTGGTTCACTGCCAGCAGCCATTGTGGGCAACGTGGTCGGCAAGCTCACATTCCTGCCCATCATATTGATGCCGCTTGCCAAGCAAATTGGTTCCTGGATATTGCCGGCGCACAGCATGGGGCAGGGGCTTGTTCATGAGAGTGCCTTTATGGAGCTGTTTCGTGGCAACTGGTCCGCGCTAAGTGAACTTTTGCTGGGTGGTCTGGATATTTTGGCAGGCATGTCCGTCTTTGGAGTCATCCTGGGTGTGATTTCTTACTTTGTCGTCAAGTTCTTCTATGTCAGAGCACTCAACCGTCGCTTTGAACGCCGATTGGAGAAACGCAAGCAGGCAGCGATGTCTCCAACTTCGGCTTCCGTGTTAATCAGGAAGACATCACAATCATAA
- a CDS encoding NADH-dependent flavin oxidoreductase, giving the protein MNPKFNKMFEHVSLPNGITLKNRIVLAPMTHMSSNPDGTVSDAELAYYARRTGGAGMSVTAVTHVTPNGIGFPAQFGSYDDSFIPGLKRLADTIKQQGSKAVLQIFHAGRLTPEQAVPAGEVAAPSAIASERPGSPVPRELSDDEITSIINDFGEATRRAIEAGFDGVEIHGANGYLIQQFFSPHSNRREDRWGGSIEKRLTFPLAVVDEVQKVVAEHTKLPFIVGYRFSPEEPETPGLTMEETYALVDALKDKNLDYLHVSVNEFWSKPRRGEADTRSRIEFILDRVGGKLPVIGVGSIHTADEAAEALESGVPLLAIGRELIIEPDWVEKIESGREEDIETILTKADQERLVIPDGLWNAIIHTPGWFPMADDK; this is encoded by the coding sequence ATGAATCCAAAGTTTAACAAGATGTTTGAACACGTTTCACTGCCAAATGGCATTACGTTGAAAAACCGGATCGTGCTCGCTCCCATGACTCATATGTCCTCGAATCCGGATGGCACTGTATCCGACGCGGAACTTGCCTATTATGCACGACGTACCGGCGGAGCTGGTATGTCTGTTACGGCTGTAACTCATGTCACTCCGAACGGGATTGGTTTTCCGGCTCAGTTCGGCAGTTATGACGACAGCTTTATTCCCGGTCTTAAACGTTTGGCCGATACGATTAAACAGCAGGGCTCGAAAGCCGTCCTGCAAATTTTCCATGCAGGTCGTCTCACGCCAGAACAAGCGGTACCAGCGGGGGAAGTCGCTGCTCCAAGCGCTATTGCCAGTGAGCGTCCGGGATCTCCTGTACCAAGAGAGTTGTCTGATGACGAAATTACATCCATCATCAACGACTTTGGGGAAGCAACTCGTCGTGCCATTGAAGCCGGATTCGATGGTGTTGAGATTCATGGTGCGAACGGTTATCTGATCCAGCAGTTCTTCTCTCCGCATTCCAACCGACGTGAAGATCGCTGGGGTGGAAGCATTGAGAAGCGCCTGACATTCCCGCTGGCAGTTGTGGATGAAGTACAGAAAGTGGTAGCAGAACATACAAAACTGCCGTTTATTGTGGGATACCGTTTCTCACCGGAAGAGCCGGAAACACCGGGATTGACCATGGAAGAGACATATGCACTGGTCGATGCACTGAAAGATAAAAATTTGGATTACCTGCATGTATCCGTCAACGAGTTCTGGTCCAAGCCAAGACGAGGTGAAGCAGACACGCGTTCCAGAATTGAATTTATCCTTGATCGTGTTGGTGGCAAATTGCCTGTCATTGGTGTAGGTTCCATTCATACAGCAGATGAGGCAGCCGAAGCGCTTGAGAGCGGCGTGCCCTTGCTGGCGATTGGCCGTGAGCTGATTATCGAGCCGGATTGGGTCGAGAAAATCGAAAGTGGACGTGAAGAAGATATCGAGACCATTCTGACCAAAGCGGATCAGGAGCGTCTGGTGATCCCTGACGGATTGTGGAATGCCATTATACACACACCGGGCTGGTTCCCTATGGCTGACGATAAATAA
- a CDS encoding AEC family transporter gives MFNSFLLTLYHVFLPISLPVIGGILLKQFKHWDTRPLSTFSLYILSPALIFDTLLHAEITWTDVTGTFWFSIINLIALWALAELLSRVFHLGASEKAGLTLVSTFTNCVNYGLPLVLLAFGQLGLDKASVYVIGQMIIVNTVGIFFAARSEFTVKNAMLSVFRMPSIYAAAIAIILRASNLNLPVALDGGISMLAAGYSPVVLAILGAQMLRPRGSVEPWKPNVRRAFWTGLVVRLAAAPVLSYLILTALQIEGTLFSVLLILASMPTAVNAVILAEQFNASPQFVSRCILWTTAASMVILPIMIVMSS, from the coding sequence TTGTTTAATTCATTTCTGCTCACGTTATATCATGTATTTCTGCCCATATCCCTTCCGGTCATTGGAGGCATTCTGCTAAAACAGTTCAAACATTGGGATACCCGGCCGCTGTCGACCTTTTCCCTTTATATTTTGAGTCCTGCGCTCATTTTTGATACGCTGCTGCACGCCGAGATTACATGGACGGACGTAACGGGCACGTTCTGGTTCTCCATCATAAATCTGATTGCCCTGTGGGCACTAGCTGAACTGCTGAGCCGAGTATTCCATCTTGGCGCAAGCGAAAAAGCGGGACTCACCCTTGTCTCCACGTTTACGAACTGCGTGAATTATGGGCTCCCGCTTGTGTTGCTTGCCTTTGGACAGCTTGGATTGGATAAGGCTTCGGTATATGTCATCGGACAGATGATTATTGTAAACACAGTAGGTATCTTTTTTGCTGCCAGATCCGAATTCACGGTCAAAAATGCGATGCTGTCCGTCTTCCGTATGCCTTCCATCTATGCTGCTGCGATAGCCATCATCCTACGTGCATCCAATCTGAACTTGCCAGTGGCACTGGATGGAGGTATCTCCATGCTCGCAGCCGGTTATTCCCCTGTCGTACTGGCCATTCTCGGTGCACAGATGTTAAGACCACGTGGTTCGGTCGAACCTTGGAAACCTAATGTCCGCCGAGCATTCTGGACTGGACTTGTAGTACGGCTTGCCGCAGCACCAGTACTTTCGTATCTGATCCTAACCGCACTTCAGATAGAAGGAACGTTATTCAGTGTGCTGCTGATCTTGGCGTCCATGCCAACCGCAGTGAACGCAGTCATTTTGGCCGAGCAATTCAATGCCTCTCCGCAGTTTGTTTCCCGCTGTATTCTATGGACAACCGCTGCCTCCATGGTCATTCTGCCAATTATGATTGTGATGTCTTCCTGA